One window of Chloroflexus aggregans DSM 9485 genomic DNA carries:
- a CDS encoding DUF6962 family protein, protein MKTWLTNNLIDDPREQTTAATDLLLAVGAYIAIWRLHGAPGWRRQVWQSAFGLLVGSSVLGAVVHGVRLSATSRERRWQPLNLLLGLVLALFATGAISDSWGKRVGQRVLPLLVIAARGFVWLSRRVQRGFLPFILYELTVMLTALVIYTDLARRRYPGARSITIGILITMLAAGIQTSSLELRIGKLPFDHNGLFHLVQLTAFPFLIEGVRATLVANPES, encoded by the coding sequence TTGAAGACGTGGCTAACCAACAACCTGATTGATGATCCACGTGAACAGACAACCGCTGCTACCGATCTGTTGTTGGCAGTGGGAGCTTATATCGCAATATGGCGTCTGCACGGTGCTCCAGGCTGGCGTCGGCAAGTCTGGCAGAGTGCATTTGGGCTTCTAGTTGGGAGTAGCGTGCTCGGCGCGGTTGTGCATGGCGTGCGTCTATCCGCGACCAGCCGTGAACGCCGCTGGCAGCCCCTCAATCTGTTGCTCGGTTTGGTACTTGCTCTGTTCGCCACCGGCGCAATCAGTGATAGTTGGGGAAAACGGGTCGGTCAACGGGTGTTGCCGCTGTTGGTCATTGCGGCCCGTGGTTTTGTGTGGTTGAGCCGTCGTGTACAACGCGGATTCCTCCCTTTCATTCTTTACGAACTTACGGTGATGCTCACCGCATTGGTGATCTACACCGATCTTGCTCGCCGTCGGTATCCTGGTGCCAGAAGCATCACTATTGGTATTCTTATCACGATGTTAGCCGCCGGTATACAAACTAGTTCCTTAGAATTGAGGATCGGCAAGCTCCCGTTTGACCATAATGGTCTGTTTCATCTGGTGCAATTAACAGCTTTTCCCTTCCTTATTGAGGGTGTGCGGGCTACCTTGGTGGCAAATCCTGAAAGTTGA
- a CDS encoding CaiB/BaiF CoA transferase family protein produces the protein MLDLSQTLHSISVIEIANYIPGPLCGALLAGLGARVVKIERPGGDPMRTLPPVDKTGEHPLFALLNGAKHCQTLDLRQPDALAVLHDLVRVADILIDGLRPRALDRLGLSDEVLLQLNPSLLIVSIRGAPIGHTYRAAALHDLNAQALSGMLTVGEQPPRVIGVHAADMVSGLMAASAVLAGLLARQRSGRGGRIETSMLAAARWLNTPALALAYAGLSAIDTLNGSLACYRLYQTADGRWLAVAALETHFWERMCAAIDRPDLIPLQYDRSAQHMLIETLTATFRQRSLAAWMDTFANLDACISPVLTPVEAGQEGGLSVALAVETLPRD, from the coding sequence ATGCTTGACCTTTCACAAACATTGCATAGCATATCGGTGATTGAGATCGCGAACTATATTCCGGGGCCGTTGTGTGGTGCTTTACTGGCCGGATTAGGCGCAAGGGTCGTTAAGATCGAACGGCCCGGTGGCGACCCTATGCGAACGTTGCCTCCTGTTGATAAGACCGGCGAACATCCACTGTTTGCTCTCCTGAATGGAGCCAAGCACTGTCAAACACTCGATTTGCGCCAACCTGATGCACTAGCAGTGTTGCACGATCTCGTGCGAGTAGCCGACATCTTGATCGATGGTCTACGTCCGAGAGCACTTGATCGACTTGGGCTGTCAGACGAGGTTTTGTTACAGCTTAACCCAAGTTTGCTAATCGTTTCGATCAGAGGCGCGCCAATTGGTCATACATACCGTGCGGCAGCGTTACACGATTTGAATGCACAAGCGTTGAGTGGCATGCTGACAGTAGGCGAACAACCACCACGTGTGATCGGTGTGCATGCAGCCGATATGGTGAGTGGTCTTATGGCAGCAAGTGCCGTATTGGCAGGTTTATTAGCGCGCCAACGCTCAGGACGAGGTGGACGTATCGAGACTTCGATGCTCGCTGCCGCACGTTGGCTTAATACACCGGCGTTGGCGTTGGCATACGCTGGCTTATCTGCGATTGATACGCTAAACGGTAGTCTCGCGTGCTACCGTTTGTACCAGACTGCCGATGGACGCTGGCTGGCAGTAGCTGCGCTGGAAACGCATTTCTGGGAGCGGATGTGTGCTGCTATCGATCGGCCCGATCTTATTCCGCTACAGTACGATCGGTCGGCGCAACATATGCTCATCGAAACCCTTACAGCTACGTTCCGCCAGCGTTCGTTGGCCGCATGGATGGATACGTTTGCTAACCTCGACGCATGCATTTCACCCGTCTTGACACCGGTGGAAGCCGGGCAAGAGGGTGGATTAAGCGTAGCCTTGGCTGTTGAGACGTTGCCTAGGGATTGA
- a CDS encoding DUF507 family protein, with the protein MKLSPAKVDQLATMLVDVLAETDGVLFQTSDPELRAAIREIMIDELEVEDRLNAEVHQMLQAYKYEITHGRLDYDTLFRRLRQRLIAERKIVL; encoded by the coding sequence ATGAAACTTTCTCCGGCTAAAGTTGATCAATTGGCAACAATGCTGGTTGATGTGTTAGCCGAAACCGATGGCGTGCTGTTTCAGACGAGCGATCCCGAATTGCGGGCAGCAATTCGCGAGATTATGATCGACGAGCTAGAAGTCGAAGATCGCTTGAACGCCGAGGTTCATCAGATGTTACAAGCGTACAAGTACGAGATTACCCACGGGCGTCTCGATTATGATACGCTCTTCCGACGCTTACGTCAGCGCCTGATTGCCGAACGTAAGATCGTTCTCTAA
- a CDS encoding TlpA family protein disulfide reductase, translating to MLQLPLILIFTLSIAVFTTGCASQTSTPTPAAAPIAPVIAASELVVGPNRLPFGLLQGGVPLNDPNLSLNVTFYYVGPGGDRTKPVMTAQAVYRGQGLPVGLYVAYATFDRAGGWEAEIDIPQATGSQRSRIRLDVSERAFAPMVGDKAIPVRNLTAADVPSLDRLTSDPRPDPDFYRLTVAEALASGKPFVVSFATPGYCQTAVCAPNMAVLKQLKNEFGDRVNFIHIEVYPYPFGESFQQAKTVDAMHEWNLRTEPWTFLVDANGIIQARYEGGITFDELRPAIAQLAAGQPVNP from the coding sequence ATGCTGCAGTTACCACTAATCTTGATCTTTACCTTGAGTATAGCCGTCTTCACGACCGGATGTGCATCGCAAACCTCTACTCCGACGCCGGCGGCTGCACCGATAGCCCCGGTTATCGCAGCTTCGGAGTTGGTCGTGGGTCCCAACCGACTGCCGTTTGGCCTGTTACAGGGTGGGGTACCGCTCAACGATCCAAATCTTTCGCTCAATGTTACCTTCTACTACGTTGGTCCCGGTGGCGATCGAACGAAACCGGTGATGACGGCCCAAGCGGTGTATCGTGGTCAAGGGTTACCGGTCGGTTTATACGTCGCTTATGCTACCTTTGATCGAGCAGGTGGTTGGGAAGCCGAGATCGACATTCCTCAAGCGACCGGATCGCAACGGAGCCGAATCAGACTTGACGTGAGTGAACGGGCTTTTGCCCCGATGGTAGGGGATAAGGCTATTCCGGTACGCAATCTCACTGCAGCCGATGTACCGTCCCTCGATCGTCTAACTTCAGATCCTCGTCCCGATCCCGACTTTTATCGCCTGACCGTTGCCGAGGCGTTAGCGAGTGGTAAGCCTTTTGTCGTTTCCTTTGCCACTCCCGGCTACTGCCAAACTGCCGTATGCGCACCGAATATGGCCGTGTTAAAGCAGCTAAAAAACGAATTCGGGGATCGCGTCAATTTTATCCATATCGAAGTGTACCCCTATCCATTTGGCGAGTCATTTCAACAGGCCAAGACGGTTGATGCTATGCACGAGTGGAATCTACGTACCGAGCCATGGACATTCTTAGTTGACGCGAATGGTATCATTCAAGCTCGTTACGAAGGTGGGATCACCTTTGACGAGTTGCGTCCGGCGATTGCGCAACTAGCCGCCGGACAGCCCGTCAATCCCTAG
- a CDS encoding FixH family protein, whose translation MVAWIQRFWLIVAVVVLVACSSGAVPLRETQVVDGLEITLDTPNRPRMNTAVDFIVLLRDAQGNPVDDANVYLDLDMPAMPMGVTRPVALPDGPGRYWARTAYTMEGLWEITVVVERSSMTYRAMFHRDVLQ comes from the coding sequence ATGGTGGCTTGGATACAGCGCTTTTGGCTCATTGTGGCCGTCGTCGTATTAGTGGCGTGCAGCAGTGGTGCTGTCCCGCTTCGTGAAACACAGGTTGTCGATGGTCTCGAGATAACACTCGATACACCAAACCGACCACGGATGAATACCGCCGTCGATTTTATCGTCTTGCTCCGTGATGCACAAGGCAACCCGGTCGATGATGCCAATGTGTACCTCGATCTTGACATGCCGGCGATGCCAATGGGCGTCACCAGGCCGGTTGCACTACCCGATGGGCCGGGTCGCTATTGGGCACGCACGGCGTATACTATGGAGGGATTGTGGGAAATTACCGTTGTGGTGGAACGTTCTTCAATGACCTATCGGGCGATGTTCCACCGCGATGTGCTGCAATAA
- a CDS encoding class II aldolase/adducin family protein, with product MTTTSLTEIERALRAEMVLCGRLLYERGLIVAGDGNLSARLPDGTILMTPAGLAKGMLTTDDLVVVDRDGRLIRGETNRQPSSERYLHLFVYQHRPDIMACVHAHPPTAVGATLAGVSLAEPLLPEAQIALGPIPTAPYALTGTIEMGAAIAPFVADHEAILLAYHGALTYGATLMQAFHRMEQVEHCARILLAAHLFGGARPLPPERLAELAEVRQAFRASGRV from the coding sequence ATGACCACCACTTCACTCACCGAGATTGAAAGGGCGCTACGCGCCGAAATGGTATTGTGCGGTCGCCTGCTCTATGAGCGGGGGTTGATCGTAGCCGGTGATGGTAATCTCTCGGCCCGGCTTCCCGATGGCACGATTTTGATGACGCCGGCCGGTTTGGCCAAAGGGATGCTGACCACTGATGATCTGGTCGTCGTCGATCGCGACGGCCGGTTAATTCGGGGCGAAACCAATCGCCAGCCGTCCTCGGAACGCTATTTGCATCTCTTTGTCTACCAACATCGGCCCGATATTATGGCTTGTGTTCATGCTCACCCACCTACGGCGGTTGGGGCTACTCTTGCCGGCGTTAGTTTAGCTGAGCCGTTGCTGCCTGAAGCGCAGATCGCACTCGGTCCGATACCAACTGCACCCTATGCTCTCACCGGTACCATCGAGATGGGAGCGGCAATTGCCCCATTTGTCGCCGATCACGAGGCTATTCTATTAGCATATCATGGTGCATTAACTTACGGTGCAACGCTGATGCAGGCCTTCCACCGAATGGAACAAGTTGAACACTGTGCGCGTATCCTGCTAGCGGCCCATCTGTTTGGTGGCGCGCGGCCCTTACCGCCCGAGCGTCTCGCCGAATTGGCCGAAGTACGGCAGGCATTTCGGGCGTCCGGGCGTGTGTGA